The following coding sequences lie in one Niabella agricola genomic window:
- a CDS encoding MFS transporter, whose translation MNKKLFPLALGGLGIGTTEFVIMGLLPDVAQSLGVNIPVAGYLISAYALGVVIGAPLLVALSAKYPPKRILIGLMVLFTLFNGLSALMPGFYSLFFARFFSGLPHGAFFGVGAIVASRLAQEGKQARAIAMMFTGLTVANLAMVPLVTFIGHQFNWRLAFGMVSFIGALTILFLHLWLPAMPSMKTTGLREELQFFKTKKSWLIIAITGIGFGGLFAWFSYIAPLMTHISGFSESSISYIMVLAGGGMVVGNLVGGYMADQMKPIKAAAILFSLMVAALIAVFFFSGNQPVSLALTFICGALSMAVGTPVNVLMLRSAKKSEMMAAAIMQAAFNVANSLGAYFGGIPLKHGFGYQYPSLVGAVMAFAGLGLCVLFIRRYQQERAVNKMPVTAAATTRIIAPESREATYP comes from the coding sequence ATGAATAAAAAATTATTTCCCCTGGCCCTTGGCGGACTGGGTATCGGAACAACAGAATTTGTGATCATGGGACTGCTGCCGGATGTCGCGCAGTCGCTGGGTGTGAATATACCGGTGGCCGGATACCTTATCTCCGCCTATGCGTTGGGTGTGGTCATCGGGGCACCGTTGCTGGTAGCTTTATCAGCCAAATATCCACCCAAGCGGATCCTCATCGGGCTCATGGTCCTGTTTACGTTGTTTAACGGACTGTCTGCTTTAATGCCCGGATTTTACAGTCTGTTCTTTGCCAGGTTCTTTTCAGGCTTACCCCATGGTGCGTTCTTTGGGGTGGGAGCCATCGTGGCTTCGCGGCTGGCGCAGGAAGGCAAACAGGCAAGGGCCATTGCTATGATGTTCACCGGTCTTACCGTAGCCAACCTGGCCATGGTGCCGTTGGTTACTTTTATCGGGCATCAGTTCAACTGGCGACTGGCTTTTGGAATGGTTTCCTTTATTGGTGCGCTCACTATTTTGTTCCTGCACCTGTGGCTACCGGCCATGCCCAGCATGAAAACGACCGGACTGCGGGAGGAACTGCAATTTTTTAAGACCAAAAAATCCTGGCTCATCATAGCCATTACCGGTATCGGTTTCGGCGGGTTATTTGCCTGGTTCAGTTATATCGCCCCACTCATGACTCATATATCCGGGTTTAGTGAAAGTTCCATTTCCTATATCATGGTGCTGGCCGGCGGAGGCATGGTGGTGGGTAACCTGGTAGGCGGTTATATGGCGGACCAGATGAAACCCATTAAGGCGGCGGCGATCCTTTTTTCGCTGATGGTGGCCGCGCTCATTGCCGTGTTCTTTTTCTCCGGCAACCAGCCCGTATCCCTGGCGCTCACTTTTATCTGCGGTGCGCTTTCCATGGCCGTGGGTACGCCGGTAAATGTGCTCATGCTGCGTTCGGCAAAGAAATCAGAGATGATGGCGGCGGCGATCATGCAGGCGGCTTTCAATGTGGCCAATTCATTGGGTGCCTACTTTGGTGGGATCCCGTTAAAACATGGTTTTGGATACCAGTATCCCTCGCTGGTAGGTGCGGTAATGGCCTTTGCCGGTCTGGGGCTTTGTGTGTTGTTTATCCGGCGCTACCAGCAGGAGCGGGCTGTTAACAAAATGCCCGTAACCGCAGCTGCCACCACCCGCATCATTGCTCCAGAAAGCCGCGAAGCGACTTACCCATAA
- a CDS encoding serine hydrolase domain-containing protein, whose protein sequence is MKHFLFILLLTGLLPGNARAQGSIENDLLKLMQQYQAIGMSIAVVKNNKIIYNRSFGYKNKDDKTIIQNTDIFRIASISKSFTATSLLQLVEAGKLSLDDAVSTLVGFKVNNPKYPDVPITLKMILSHTSSINDKNGYFTLDAINPDKNPNWAQCYNDYKPGEGYQYCNLNFNLAGSILEKFSGEQFDQYVKNHILAPLHLYGGYNVDSLDRNRLIPLYEYNDSTKTFEAAPAAYASTRAKLANYTRGYNTPIFSPTGGMKISALDLAKYMMMHMNYGVFNNVRIISEASSRTMQTKLSDKENYGLALWSTENLIDGEKMVGHTGDAYGLYSSMFFHPEKKFGFVVITNGCLTQYKKSVVGLLYDAINLLYNGMVK, encoded by the coding sequence ATGAAACATTTCCTTTTTATATTGCTCCTGACCGGTCTATTGCCGGGGAACGCAAGGGCACAGGGTTCGATTGAAAATGACCTCCTGAAACTGATGCAGCAATACCAGGCCATTGGCATGTCTATCGCTGTAGTAAAAAACAATAAGATTATCTACAACAGATCCTTTGGATATAAAAATAAGGACGATAAAACCATTATTCAGAACACTGACATCTTCCGTATTGCGTCTATTTCCAAGTCCTTTACCGCCACTTCCCTACTGCAACTGGTGGAGGCCGGCAAGCTGAGCCTGGATGATGCAGTAAGCACCTTGGTTGGCTTTAAGGTTAACAATCCCAAATACCCGGATGTACCGATCACCCTGAAAATGATCCTCTCCCACACATCCAGCATCAACGATAAAAACGGGTACTTTACCCTGGATGCCATCAACCCGGATAAAAACCCCAACTGGGCACAATGCTATAATGATTACAAACCCGGGGAAGGTTACCAATACTGCAACCTGAATTTTAACCTGGCCGGAAGCATTCTTGAAAAATTCTCCGGGGAGCAATTTGACCAGTATGTAAAAAATCATATCCTGGCCCCACTGCATCTATACGGAGGGTACAATGTGGATTCGCTGGACCGCAACCGCCTGATACCGCTTTATGAATACAACGACTCTACAAAAACATTTGAAGCAGCTCCTGCAGCCTATGCATCGACCAGGGCAAAGCTGGCCAACTACACGAGAGGGTACAACACACCCATATTTTCACCTACCGGGGGCATGAAAATTTCGGCGCTGGACCTTGCCAAATATATGATGATGCATATGAACTACGGCGTTTTCAATAATGTGCGGATCATCAGCGAAGCCAGTAGCAGGACTATGCAAACCAAACTGTCCGACAAGGAGAATTACGGCCTTGCACTTTGGTCTACCGAAAATTTAATAGACGGCGAAAAAATGGTGGGCCATACCGGCGATGCCTATGGCCTGTACAGCAGCATGTTTTTTCACCCGGAAAAAAAGTTTGGCTTTGTGGTAATCACCAATGGCTGCCTGACGCAGTACAAGAAATCAGTAGTGGGGCTGTTATATGATGCGATCAATTTACTTTATAACGGGATGGTGAAATAA
- a CDS encoding SRPBCC family protein: MEPQTVTHEETYNAPVEKVWLALTDKEQMKQWYFDIPDFRHEVGSTFEFYEGEKKEFLHRCAITEIVPLQQFQHTWTHPEQSKGESLLTWELFPEGDQTRVVLTHTGLEQLADGGPAFAKENYEKGWTEIMGKSLRGFLEQ, encoded by the coding sequence ATGGAACCGCAAACCGTAACACATGAAGAAACCTACAACGCGCCGGTTGAAAAAGTCTGGCTGGCGCTTACGGATAAGGAACAGATGAAACAATGGTATTTTGACATTCCCGATTTCCGGCATGAAGTGGGCAGTACCTTTGAATTTTATGAGGGTGAGAAAAAGGAATTTCTGCACCGCTGTGCCATTACCGAGATCGTTCCCCTGCAACAATTCCAGCATACCTGGACGCACCCCGAGCAAAGTAAAGGTGAATCCCTGCTGACCTGGGAACTGTTCCCGGAAGGCGATCAGACCCGCGTAGTGCTTACCCACACGGGGCTTGAGCAGCTGGCGGATGGGGGTCCGGCCTTTGCAAAGGAAAATTACGAAAAAGGCTGGACGGAAATTATGGGTAAGTCGCTTCGCGGCTTTCTGGAGCAATGA
- a CDS encoding LLM class flavin-dependent oxidoreductase — MSRLQNIRYSILDLATVCQGDTLQQTFERSLESARHAEQLGYTRYWFSEHHNMESVASAATSILIGYVAGGTQTIRVGSGGIMLPNHSPLIIAEQFGTLGILYPSRIDLGLGRAPGTDALTAMTIRQAPVNIPYDFKSNIETLQQYFSKENSHAKVRALPGEGVNIPLWVLGSSTDSAYLAAEMGLPYAFAAHFAPAQLMQAMEIYQSRFKPSAVLSKPYAMACVNVIVAGSTAEAAALSTSLYRMFLGIFTNSRAPLQPPITHEELEKLWTPEQKYGVMHMLSNAFFGSKEKVKEELTDFIEQTGIQELMVISQVFDQKKKLRSYSLLKDIFNGN; from the coding sequence ATGAGCCGTTTACAAAACATCAGGTATTCCATCCTGGACCTGGCTACCGTTTGCCAGGGCGATACCTTACAACAAACCTTTGAACGCAGCCTGGAAAGTGCCCGGCATGCCGAACAGCTGGGTTATACCCGGTACTGGTTTTCCGAGCACCATAATATGGAAAGCGTGGCCAGCGCTGCTACTTCCATCCTTATTGGATATGTGGCCGGCGGTACCCAAACCATCCGGGTAGGATCGGGCGGTATTATGCTGCCCAACCACTCACCACTGATCATTGCCGAGCAGTTTGGCACCCTTGGTATTTTATATCCCAGCCGGATTGACCTAGGGCTGGGAAGGGCGCCTGGCACTGATGCCCTTACGGCCATGACCATCCGCCAGGCACCGGTAAATATTCCCTATGATTTTAAAAGCAATATCGAAACCCTGCAACAATACTTCAGTAAAGAGAACAGTCATGCTAAGGTACGAGCCCTGCCAGGCGAAGGTGTGAACATCCCGCTTTGGGTGCTGGGATCCAGTACCGACAGCGCCTACCTGGCCGCGGAAATGGGCCTGCCTTATGCCTTTGCCGCACACTTTGCCCCCGCCCAGCTAATGCAGGCCATGGAGATCTATCAGAGTCGCTTTAAACCTTCCGCAGTGCTCAGCAAGCCCTACGCCATGGCCTGTGTAAACGTGATTGTTGCCGGCAGCACCGCTGAAGCTGCCGCACTGTCTACTTCTCTTTACCGTATGTTCCTGGGCATTTTCACCAATAGTCGCGCCCCGCTGCAACCGCCCATTACACATGAGGAACTGGAAAAGCTCTGGACACCGGAACAGAAATACGGGGTAATGCATATGCTGTCCAATGCGTTTTTTGGAAGTAAGGAAAAGGTAAAGGAGGAGTTGACCGACTTTATCGAGCAGACGGGGATACAGGAACTGATGGTTATTTCGCAGGTATTTGACCAGAAAAAGAAGTTACGGTCTTATTCGCTGTTGAAGGATATTTTTAACGGCAACTGA
- the cls gene encoding cardiolipin synthase, which translates to MNWSWLLFAEVLYVILVILVCMRVIYDTRSSTKTLAYLLLIIFLPVIGMFTYFSFGINYRRRKLYSKKLIMNEAMERSLNDRIQTISLEAYDQGKVLVANNDRLFHYLLKEGSPLTGHNHVELLLNGEQKFPRVLEQLRAATHHIHIEYYIYENDETGNAIADLLIEKAQQGVEVRFIYDDFGSHSIRRKLVKRLRSAGVKAFPFHKIIFIALANRLNYRNHRKIIIIDGRTAFVGGINISNKYWNKPEFNNKLYWRDTHLMIQGPGVYYLQYLFLADWNFCAGDRLTVNEQFFPPAHSLLQKEHTLVQTAASGPDSDNPTILYAILRAIGLAKKELLVTTPYFIPGESIMEALVVAAYSGIRIRILVPGISDSLLVNTAANSYYATLLKAGVEIYRYKKGFVHAKTLVSDRNLAMVGTANMDHRSFDLNFEVNALVYDTTIAEQLARAFENDLLDAEQIDAEQWLNRPLYIQLFEKTCRLLSPLL; encoded by the coding sequence ATGAACTGGAGCTGGCTTCTTTTTGCCGAAGTACTGTATGTGATCCTGGTGATTCTGGTTTGCATGCGGGTGATCTATGATACGCGCAGCTCTACAAAAACGCTAGCCTACCTGCTGTTGATCATCTTTCTGCCAGTGATCGGTATGTTCACCTATTTTTCTTTTGGTATCAATTACCGGCGCAGGAAACTCTATTCCAAAAAATTAATCATGAATGAAGCGATGGAACGATCGCTGAATGACCGGATACAGACTATTTCTCTGGAAGCATACGACCAGGGCAAAGTGTTGGTGGCTAATAACGACCGCCTGTTTCATTATCTTTTAAAGGAAGGCAGTCCGTTAACCGGGCATAACCACGTAGAATTGCTGCTGAATGGCGAGCAGAAATTTCCCCGGGTACTGGAACAATTGCGCGCGGCCACCCATCACATCCACATCGAATATTATATTTACGAGAACGACGAAACCGGAAATGCCATTGCCGACCTGCTGATTGAAAAAGCACAGCAAGGGGTAGAGGTCCGCTTTATCTATGATGATTTTGGCAGCCATTCCATTAGAAGAAAACTGGTCAAACGCCTGCGTAGCGCCGGTGTGAAGGCCTTCCCTTTTCACAAGATCATTTTTATTGCACTGGCCAACCGGCTTAATTACCGAAACCACCGGAAGATCATTATTATTGATGGTCGCACGGCATTTGTGGGCGGCATTAATATCAGCAACAAATACTGGAACAAGCCGGAATTCAATAACAAACTCTATTGGCGGGATACCCACCTGATGATCCAGGGCCCTGGTGTGTATTACCTGCAATACCTCTTCCTGGCCGACTGGAATTTTTGTGCCGGCGACCGGCTTACGGTGAATGAACAATTTTTTCCGCCCGCGCATTCACTTCTTCAAAAAGAACATACGCTGGTACAAACTGCTGCCAGCGGTCCGGATTCCGATAACCCAACGATCCTTTATGCGATCCTGCGCGCCATTGGTCTGGCTAAAAAAGAGCTGCTGGTCACCACTCCTTATTTCATCCCGGGCGAAAGCATTATGGAAGCCCTGGTCGTGGCGGCTTACAGCGGCATCCGAATCCGGATCCTGGTACCGGGCATCTCCGATTCATTGCTCGTAAATACTGCGGCCAATTCCTACTATGCCACGTTGCTAAAGGCAGGAGTAGAGATCTATCGTTACAAAAAGGGATTTGTGCATGCCAAAACCCTGGTGTCGGACCGTAACCTGGCCATGGTGGGCACGGCGAATATGGATCATCGCAGCTTTGATCTGAATTTTGAAGTGAATGCACTGGTATACGATACCACTATTGCAGAACAACTGGCCAGGGCCTTTGAAAATGACCTGCTGGACGCGGAACAGATCGATGCTGAACAATGGCTGAACCGGCCCTTATACATACAGCTGTTTGAAAAAACCTGCCGGCTATTGTCTCCGCTGTTGTAG
- a CDS encoding HdeD family acid-resistance protein, producing MTTTLLEERLKNWWLLLVSGILFVLLALYIFSQPLASYVALSVLFASTFIVAGAFEILYAVSSRKHDQGWGWSLFGGIVDLLFGIFLLSSPMLTMAALPTYIGIVILFRSLLGVFYAFSLKKAVVKGWGGVLFMAIMGMLFALLMIGNPVFGGLTIIIYTAVSFLMLGIVQIVLSMRLRKLKKRLES from the coding sequence ATGACTACAACATTATTGGAAGAGCGCCTGAAAAACTGGTGGCTATTGCTTGTTTCCGGGATCCTGTTTGTATTACTGGCCTTGTATATTTTTAGTCAGCCTCTGGCTTCCTATGTGGCGCTGTCTGTCTTATTTGCATCTACTTTCATAGTGGCCGGTGCTTTTGAGATCCTTTATGCGGTCAGCAGCCGCAAGCACGACCAAGGCTGGGGCTGGTCGCTATTTGGTGGAATTGTAGATCTGCTGTTTGGCATCTTCCTCCTTTCTTCGCCGATGCTGACGATGGCCGCGCTGCCCACGTATATAGGCATTGTGATCCTGTTCCGGTCCCTGCTGGGCGTGTTTTATGCGTTTAGTTTAAAGAAAGCGGTGGTAAAAGGCTGGGGTGGTGTGCTGTTTATGGCCATCATGGGTATGCTCTTTGCATTGTTGATGATCGGCAATCCGGTCTTCGGCGGACTCACGATCATTATTTACACCGCGGTTTCTTTCTTAATGCTGGGTATCGTTCAGATCGTTCTTTCAATGCGGTTGCGGAAGCTGAAAAAACGGTTGGAGTCTTAA